Proteins found in one Pseudochaenichthys georgianus chromosome 13, fPseGeo1.2, whole genome shotgun sequence genomic segment:
- the lhx1a gene encoding LIM/homeobox protein Lhx1, with protein MVHCAGCERPILDRFLLNVLDRAWHVKCVQCCECKCNLTEKCFSREGRLYCKNDFFRRFGTKCGGCSQGISPNDLVRRARSKVFHLNCFTCMMCNKQLSTGEELYIIDENKFVCKEDYLNNSSVKDSSLLSVTACSDPSLSPDSQDQLQDDVVLKDTEIAALSDKETVNNENDDQNLGGKRRGPRTTIKAKQLETLKAAFAATPKPTRHIREQLAQETGLNMRVIQVWFQNRRSKERRMKQLSALGARRHAFFRSPRRMRTLVDRLEPGELIPNGPFSYYGDYQSEYYGPTGNYDFFPQGPPSSQAQTPVDLPFVPSSGPTGTPLGGMDHPLPGHHPSSEVQRFADIMSHHPGDSPSPEPGLPGPMHGLSSDVFGPSPPFTSLSLNGSGYNNHLSHAPSEMNEGTVW; from the exons ATGGTCCACTGCGCCGGCTGCGAGAGGCCTATTCTGGACCGCTTCCTGCTCAACGTGCTGGACAGAGCCTGGCACGTCAAGTGCGTGCAGTGCTGCGAGTGCAAATGTAATTTGACAGAAAAATGTTTTTCTCGAGAGGGGAGACTGTACTGCAAAAATGATTTCTTTAG AAGGTTCGGCACCAAGTGCGGCGGCTGCTCGCAGGGCATTTCTCCCAACGACCTGGTGCGGAGGGCCCGCAGCAAAGTGTTCCACCTCAACTGCTTCACCTGCATGATGTGCAACAAGCAGCTGTCCACCGGAGAGGAGCTCTACATCATAGACGAGAACAAATTCGTTTGCAAAGAAGATTACCTAAACAACAGCAGTGTAAAAGACTCCAGCCTCCTCTCAg TAACGGCGTGTAGCGACCCCAGTTTATCACCGGACTCTCAGGACCAGCTGCAGGACGACGTGGTTCTGAAGGACACGGAGATAGCCGCCCTGTCCGACAAAGAGACGGTCAACAACGAGAATGACGACCAGAACCTGGGGGGGAAGCGGCGCGGCCCCCGCACCACCATCAAGGCCAAACAGCTGGAGACCCTGAAGGCGGCGTTCGCTGCCACCCCCAAACCCACCCGGCACATCAGGGAGCAGCTGGCCCAGGAGACCGGGCTCAACATGCGGGTCATCCAG gTCTGGTTCCAGAACCGACGTTCCAAAGAGAGGCGCATGAAGCAGCTGAGTGCGCTGGGTGCGCGGAGGCACGCGTTTTTCCGCAGCCCGAGGCGGATGAGGACGCTGGTGGACCGGTTGGAGCCCGGGGAGCTCATCCCCAACGGGCCCTTCTCCTACTACGGAG ATTATCAAAGCGAGTACTACGGTCCGACAGGGAACTACGACTTCTTCCCTCAGGGGCCTCCGTCGTCGCAAGCCCAGACCCCGGTCGATCTCCCCTTCGTGCCCTCCTCAGGCCCCACCGGGACCCCCCTCGGAGGTATGGACCACCCCCTGCCGGGCCACCACCCCTCCAGCGAGGTGCAGCGTTTCGCCGATATAATGTCCCACCATCCGGGGGATTCTCCCAGCCCAGAACCAGGCCTCCCGGGACCCATGCACGGCCTCTCCTCCGATGTGTTCGGCCCCAGTCCGCCCTTTACCTCACTGTCCCTGAACGGCAGCGGATACAACAACCACCTGTCCCATGCCCCCTCGGAAATGAACGAGGGCACTGTGTGGTAG